In Vibrio marisflavi CECT 7928, the following are encoded in one genomic region:
- a CDS encoding DoxX family protein has translation MSNSIKNTIHFYDCIVERTQYYFVPVFLLFLRFWVAEVFFTSGLIKIQNWDSTLYLFELEYQVPILHWELAAYFGTAAELILPVFLLFGILTRPMALVLFVFNIIAVVSYPLLWEQGFFDHQLWGLMILIVIVWGPGPLSVDKFVKQKLAGDKD, from the coding sequence ATGTCTAATTCAATCAAAAATACGATTCACTTCTATGACTGCATTGTTGAAAGAACTCAATACTACTTTGTGCCCGTTTTCTTACTATTCCTTCGTTTTTGGGTCGCAGAGGTATTTTTCACTTCGGGCCTGATCAAAATTCAAAACTGGGATAGCACCCTATATTTGTTTGAATTGGAATATCAAGTTCCCATCCTACATTGGGAGCTAGCCGCGTATTTTGGTACTGCCGCAGAGCTTATTCTGCCTGTATTTTTGTTGTTTGGCATACTCACTAGGCCCATGGCTTTGGTACTGTTTGTTTTCAACATCATCGCCGTAGTGTCCTACCCATTATTATGGGAGCAAGGCTTCTTCGATCATCAGCTATGGGGGCTAATGATCTTAATCGTTATTGTGTGGGGCCCTGGCCCACTATCCGTCGATAAATTTGTTAAACAAAAGCTGGCTGGCGATAAAGATTAA